TCGAACGAACAACTAGGGTTCTTAACCTGTCATAATCACTACACCAAAAACAACGATCATTTCCTTTAATAATAGACATTGAAGCGTTATGAATAAAAAAATCATTCTACTGTTCATTTTAGTGTACGTCGGAACCATGACCATGCCGGAGGCCTTTGCACAACACTATTTCATTGATACCCGCAATGCGTCAAGCCCATTGATAAAAGGACAATTATGTATGGGGAACCCCGGCCCTTCAGGTAAAGCGCTTCTCATCAACAATCAATACATGACTATTGGTGGAAAACCCGTCATACCTGTCATGGGAGAGATCCATTTTTCACGTTACCCGAGAAACGAATGGGAAGATGTATTGCTCAAAATGAAAGCCTGTGGCATTACTATTATTTCCACCTATGTATTCTGGATTTACCATGAAGAGATAGAAGGACAATATGACTGGCACGGGAATAAAGACCTGCGTTATTTCTTAGCATTATGTAAAAAGCTGCATCTAATGGCTGTTGTACGCATAGGTCCCTGGTGCCATGGCGAAGTGCGTAACGGAGGGCTTCCGGATTGGATTTTACAAAAAAGATACATTCATCTCCGCAGCAATGATCCGGAATACCAATACTATGTACAGCAATGGTATAATCAGGTTGCCGCTCAGTTGAAAGGATTGCTGTATAAAGACAACGGGCCGGTAATAGGGGTTCAATTGGAAAATGAATACCGGCATGGCAAACAGGGAGAAGCGCACATTGAATGGCTAAAACAAACTGCCATAAAAGCAGGCATCGATGTGCCTATGTATACCGTCACCGGATGGGGGAATGCATCGGTTCCTAAAAATCAGGTTATCCCTTTGTTTGGAGGATACCCCGGGGCTCCATGGAATACGAATCTGGATAAAATTGCCAATAACACCAACTACATTTTTACTACGGTAAGGAACGAAGAAGGTATCGGCAACGAGATGAAATTAGCGGATACCATCCATTATGAAACCTATCACCGCTATCCTTATTTTACCTGTGAATTAGGTGTCGGCAACGAGGTGACCTATCATCGCCGTCCCGTCTTCAGTGATATCGATGGGTTAGCCATAGCGACAGCCAAATTAGGTTCGGGCAGTAATTTGATTGGCTATTATATGTTTGCCGGGGGAACCAATGAGAAAGGGCAATTGACCTCCCTAGAAGAAAATCAAGATGAAACCGGCTACCCGAATCGATATCCGAAGATTTCATACGATTTCCAGGCAGCGGTGAAAGAATCGGGAGAGCTTTCACCTGCTTATTTTCAATTAAAAAAGTTTCATTATTTTCTCAATGAATTCGGAAGCCGCCTTGCCCTCATGACTCCGGTCATCAAACCTTCTCCCGATGTGTATACGAAATTACAATATGCTGTAAGAGCGGAAAAGGATACAGGCTATGTGTTCGGAATCAATTATTATCGTGGTTATCGCAAACCGATACAAAAACAGGTTCAGTTTACCCTGCAGCTTCAGGCGAAACAGCTTACCTTTCCGCATAAACCAGTAGATATCACAGATAGCTGCATCTTTATATGGCCTTACAATTTTAGGATGAACGACGTAATATTACAATATGCAACTGCTACCCCGCTTTGTGTCATCAAACAACCGGATGCAACCGACTGGTTTTTCACGCAAACCAAAAACATAATGCCTGAATTATCTTTTGACACTACGGCTATCCAATCGATCGAATCCAATAGCGGTCATATAGAAAAGGAAAGGGATCATTATCTGCTGACCGGCTTTACACCGGGGATCGCCCACCATATTACAATCAAGGACAGGAAGAATAACATCAAACACCTGTTTATATTATCTTACAAAGAGAGCCTGCATGTATGGTTGTTTCATAGGTATCATCAAAAAATAGGGTTCCTCTCAAATGCGAACCTATATTTGCAACACAATTCCTTACATGTGTACAGTTCGTCGCCTCATGTCCGGCTTATTGCCCTCAATAACCCATATCATTTGACCCTACCCGGGGATTTGTCCATGCAATCAAAGAAAGAAGGATTCTTTACCACCTATGATTTGCACTTCAAGAGGGATACATTAAATTACCAATTAGTGCCCAAAACAGTTTTATTACAGGCCCAATGGTTAAGTACAGCTATTCCGGTCATCAATGCAGGCAATACATTATACCATAAATTCTTTATAAAGGAATTCAGTGTTTCACACGCCTCGGAAATCAAGAGCGCCACATTGTATCTTTCCACCGGACTCCCCTGTTCATTGGCCATCGATCACAAATGGCTGAACCAGCCTGTATCTGCTGAAACATTGAACGAACTCGACTTAACCGGCTATCTGAAGAATGGGGATAATACATTAATGATTGATTTTCCATTTGTAAAGAATGACACAGCTTTTGCAGCACGAATAAAAATCGATTATTACAATACAGACCAGATCAATTTCTACAGTGACACTTCCTGGCTGACAACGGTGGCTTATGTTCCTCCAGCTCCCTGGGAATCGTTTAAAAACCTAAAACCGGCCATAGTAAAGCATGCTAATCTTTCATCTTATTCTCAAAAGAAGATTTTTCCCATTCACTATTGGGAATTGTTTGTGCCACATCATTTTTCAAACAGCATGGATAATGGCTATTTACATTTGAAATACACGGGGAATCGTGCTACCTGCAGGCTGGATGACAAACTAATCGATGACAGCTTTAACAACGGCTCATACTGGAATCTTTCCTTGAAACGATATGGGGAAGCATTGAAAAACGTTCCTTTGTTATTTCATATCTACGCATTCAAACCGAATGACAAGATTTATTTCGACAGCCCTATGCAAAACGATAATTGCAATCAAGTAAATATGAATAAGATAATCTTGAATCCCGAATACTACGCTAACATCTTAGTCAACTATAAATAACTTGTATTCAACATCAACTCAAGTCTAAGATGATCATATTTGCATCAGCACCAATTCAATTATCATAAAATCAACAAATTATACACATAGTCATATATACAGACTAACCTTGAATGATTCAACAATGATCCGGTTGATACATATGCCGGATAATCTATCTTTTCGATAAAAAAGAGCATCACATCAATTCAATCTGTATCTATTAAATCCATTGGCAACAGAGCAATCCAAATACAGAAAAATAAAATTACAGGAATCATTTGTATACAAGAATCTTGCTCATCTTACCGGACAAATACCTGATAATATGCACTATGACAATATAGAAAAGAAATAAGCACAAGACAAATATGAAAATTAGATCACTAGTGTCCACTAAAAAAACGGCACTGTATAAATATTAAAAAGCAAATAAACTTGGTTCACTTGAACCGCATCGTTCATTGAAATTGTTGAAGTTAGATTTGTTGAGCAAATCATTTATGTTGGCTTTGTCCGTTAGTGACATGCTGAGAATCTGAAGCATTTCGTAGATGGAGCATTCCATCTTCAAGTCATGATGCACAATAGCTACCAAGCAGTAGGCGGTAATAGCCGAGTAAATCTGGATCCTGACAGCATTCTCAGTTACGCCCCAAAACTTTTGGATATTGAGGTGTTGCTTCATCCACTTGAAAAACAGCTCGATCTGCCATCTGTTCTTGTAAAGCAGCACGACTTGCAAAGCATCAAGACTAAAAGCATTGGTTAGGAATGTAAACACTCGGTCTTGCTCTTCGTCGTAGAAGACAATTCTTCGTATGGGCTTCGGATAATGCCTTTCGCTCATGTAACCAGTGAATGTCACCACGGAATCTGAGAGGATGTTTTTCGGCATCCTTCTCTTCCATCTGACTGCCTTGCACTGTAGATTGTTCTTGGCTCTGACCACAAATAATGACCTGATTTCGTTGATTCTAAACAATCGTTTGAAATCGTTGTACCCGCGGTCAAACACATAAAAAGATCCTGGTTCATAGGGAATCACATCCATCGCGTTTACGTCATTTACCGCAGCAGGAGTGATATGGAAGAACATTGGGATCTGAGTTTCCAGGTCAAACAGGGTATGGATTTTAACTCCACCTTTTGTCTTTCTGAAACGAGCCCATTGATAAATGTTCATACATAAGTCAATGGTCGTTGAATCAAAGGCATAGACTTTACCTCCAAGCTTGAAGATGTTGTCCATACGTTTTGATTGAGCTTTGCCAACCATGTAATAGGCAAACTCTTCAAAAATGCGATAGTCCCGATTGGTATTTGCCTTGGAAAGATTGCTTAGCTTGACATCACTGCCAAAACCCAGATGATATCCTTTACCCCTATGCGCACCGATAGCCATCGCCAAATCTCTCAGACTCCTTCTGTTGCAAAGTTGTCCGAACATGAGAACAAGCAGCTGATTCCAACAGGTAAAAGACTTGATATAGCGGTTTCCTTGGTGCTTGTCTACAATGTGCCTGAATTTATCGGCATTAAGAAACTCGACTAATTGGGCGAAAACGAACTTCTCTTTATGCATATCGTATTGAATATCAATACAAAGATAAATTGAAATCGTCGCACCCTTTAAAGCGCTGTAACTATCTAACTTTCAATATTTTCAAAGATCTTTTGCAATTTTTTAGTGGACACTAGTGAAATTAGATCAAAAGACAAAGGTTAAAGATCAAATTTCTCAACAATATATGAATAGGATATTTCTAGTTTTATCCGTCGATATTAGAATATAAATAGCAAGTAGTGTTATATGCATTTCCCTTTTCACTAACAAATAAATTAATAATACGATAAGTGAAGATTTGTTTTATATAATATAACACATGTTGACGTATACTGGATACAATATCACACAATTAAAATCACCCTATCAATTTTGAAAAGAAAAATTCAATAGACGGATAGACTAAATTTATATTAAAAATTGCACACGTGTGCATAAATTCCAATAAAAAATAAAGAGGCATAATCATCAAGATTGCCATAACTAAAATGCATTAGGTGATTTTTCACAACAAATCCACGACTTTTTTTATTTATCAAGATCGGCATAGCAAGCTATAGAACAAAAAAACGAAAGAAAAATTAGTAGAATTCCAATATATAGATTCGAAAAAGGAATCAATACAAATAAGGAATTCTTTTTGAATAGAAGATTGTCTAAAACAAAAATTCTTTTACATCTTCGATAGCGAAAGCAAATGAATATAAAAGAAAAATGTTATTATAATATTATTTATCAGCATACTATACATTATCAATCTTATTATTTTTCAGAAAACACTTATTTTGAATATTTATCATTATCTTCTTTGTGTTTCGATTATTTACTATTACATTTGCATCGACAGACAAACAAAAACAAAAGATAATACCAAATAAAATCGTAATTACAAACTGAGCTCTTCTCAATATAGCCTGAAAATTAGAAAGTAACACTCAATTATTTACGACTCAACCTTAATCAATAAACATTATATGAGCACACACTCCTTTCTCAGCAAAAAGACTACATTATGTTCTGTCGCTGCCACTACACTGAAGTCTTGTCAGGATATAAACTATAATCCCAACAATAAGGGCTTGTCCGTGCGCCAAATAACATCCGACAAATAGCTCACCTGAGAATTTCTATCAGGTAAAACTATAGAGATACGAATAAATAACCATCGATGTACATATACATATAGAATCTTATCGTAAATCTTACACACAAAATATAGTTAATCTTCATAGTTTCACAACCACACAATTCATCTCAATTTATTAATTATTAATTTTACTTTTCATGAAACGACTACACAAAGAATCGTTTAGGCAAAAGTTGCAACACATTGTGCTTTTGCCAGGTACCAAATGGGTTTGTTGTTTTTTAATAACATTCCTGTTAGGAGGACAGCTACTGACGGCTGCACCAAGCAATGCAACCCAAAGTCAATCTCAGCAATCTGAAGGATCAAGAATTTCAGGTAAGGTGACCGATGACCAGGGAGAACCTTTAATTGGGGTTACTATCGCCTGTAAAGGAACTTCCCGGGGAACTATTACTGATGTTAATGGAAAATACAGTTTAGAAGTTCGTCCTTCAGACGTATTAGTGGTATCATATGTCGGATATAAAAGACAAATAATACCTTACACAGGACAGTTAGAGTTAAACATTAAGATGCTTCCGGACATAAAATCATTAAATGAAGTAGTGGTAGTTGGTTATGGTACTCAAAAAGCCAAAAACATTACAGGTTCTATTGCTACGGTTAACATGCAAAAAGCAACAGAGCTACCTGTTGGCAATCTTACAGAAGCATTAAGCGGACAAATTGCTGGTCTATCAGTAAATGATGGAAGTTCTCGCCCAGGCGATAACACATCGACCATGCAAATTCGCCAAGTCTTTAATTTTTCAAAAAACCAAGGCACGCCTCTTCCCTTAGTTGTTATTGATGGGGTAATTCAAATTGATCCAACAAGTGGATTACCCACATTAGATCAGTTTAATATGCTTGATCCTTCTGAAATTCAAAGTATTTCAATATTGCGCGATGCAAGTGCTGCTATTTATGGTGCACGTGGGACACAAGGGGTTATTATTGTCACAACAAAGCATGGCCAAATAGGTGCTCCTAAAATTTCTTACTCGGCAAAATTCGAAATAGATAATGCTGTAAGTTTTGAAAAAACATTGAATGCGTATCAATACGGAGTCTTTGCCAATAGTTTCTTGCAAGCAAGCGGGGTAACTAATCCAACCAATCTTTATTCAACAGATGAGTTGAATCAAATGAAAACATTGAATTATAACTGGCTCAAGGAAGCTTGGAAACCTGCCGGGCTTATGCAACATTCGATCAATGTAAGCGGTGGTAGCCAAAAAGCAACTTATTTTGTAGGAGCATCTTATTATACACAAGGAGCTAATCTGGAAAACCAAAATTATAACAGATATACTTTCAGAGCAGGGACAGATGCTGAAATCGCTTCTAATTTACATTTGAACGGATCTGTATCCGCCAATAGCGGCAAACAAACTCAATCATTCACGAAGGTCGTTAGCGCAATAAATGATGGTAGTTATGGGTCTTACGCAGGAGGGGAACAAGCTGACTATGGTTATTTGCTTCACATGCCACAATATATTCCCTGGTCTTATAATGTGAATGGGACAACCCAATATGTGTCTCCCGCCCTGAGCCCTGCCAAAGTATCAGGCAATGCAACATCAGCAAATGCAATTGCAGACTGGAACTATTTTGCCATATTAAATAGCGGATCAGCTCAAACAAACACATCCAATAGCTACACAGCTAATTTCACATTACGTTACGATATTCCTTATGTAAAAGGATTATCAGTATCAGGACAATATGCCCGCACTTATGAAACCGATAATAACGAACAAGACGCCATGCCGTTTACGTTAGCATTGGCTACAAACACCAATACACTGGATAATCACTTATACACATCCAGCACAACCTGGAAAGTAGCTCAAAACAATAAAAATTCACGCGTCGTTTATAGCAACCAATTGAGCGAAAACGAACAAATGAACTTCTTTATCAACTATGCAGGTTCGTTTGGGAAAAACAACATTTCCGCCATGGCAGCGGCTGAACGTTCAACCCAAAGTGTCCAAAACAACTACTACGAATATGATAATCCTTTAGCAGGTGCCT
The sequence above is drawn from the Microbacter margulisiae genome and encodes:
- a CDS encoding IS4 family transposase, with the protein product MHKEKFVFAQLVEFLNADKFRHIVDKHQGNRYIKSFTCWNQLLVLMFGQLCNRRSLRDLAMAIGAHRGKGYHLGFGSDVKLSNLSKANTNRDYRIFEEFAYYMVGKAQSKRMDNIFKLGGKVYAFDSTTIDLCMNIYQWARFRKTKGGVKIHTLFDLETQIPMFFHITPAAVNDVNAMDVIPYEPGSFYVFDRGYNDFKRLFRINEIRSLFVVRAKNNLQCKAVRWKRRMPKNILSDSVVTFTGYMSERHYPKPIRRIVFYDEEQDRVFTFLTNAFSLDALQVVLLYKNRWQIELFFKWMKQHLNIQKFWGVTENAVRIQIYSAITAYCLVAIVHHDLKMECSIYEMLQILSMSLTDKANINDLLNKSNFNNFNERCGSSEPSLFAF
- a CDS encoding SusC/RagA family TonB-linked outer membrane protein, producing the protein MKRLHKESFRQKLQHIVLLPGTKWVCCFLITFLLGGQLLTAAPSNATQSQSQQSEGSRISGKVTDDQGEPLIGVTIACKGTSRGTITDVNGKYSLEVRPSDVLVVSYVGYKRQIIPYTGQLELNIKMLPDIKSLNEVVVVGYGTQKAKNITGSIATVNMQKATELPVGNLTEALSGQIAGLSVNDGSSRPGDNTSTMQIRQVFNFSKNQGTPLPLVVIDGVIQIDPTSGLPTLDQFNMLDPSEIQSISILRDASAAIYGARGTQGVIIVTTKHGQIGAPKISYSAKFEIDNAVSFEKTLNAYQYGVFANSFLQASGVTNPTNLYSTDELNQMKTLNYNWLKEAWKPAGLMQHSINVSGGSQKATYFVGASYYTQGANLENQNYNRYTFRAGTDAEIASNLHLNGSVSANSGKQTQSFTKVVSAINDGSYGSYAGGEQADYGYLLHMPQYIPWSYNVNGTTQYVSPALSPAKVSGNATSANAIADWNYFAILNSGSAQTNTSNSYTANFTLRYDIPYVKGLSVSGQYARTYETDNNEQDAMPFTLALATNTNTLDNHLYTSSTTWKVAQNNKNSRVVYSNQLSENEQMNFFINYAGSFGKNNISAMAAAERSTQSVQNNYYEYDNPLAGAYNGASSSAGTLDVSNSYTTKTSLGTLSYFGRVNYNYADKYLAQFILRADASTKFAPANYWGLFPTLSLGWIASEEPWFRKEFGWVDYFKVRASVGETGKDNITAYEWEQLYTYNANKGLGFGSNGGSLVSGLTTNVTPTPNLRWDSTVKYDLGFDGNVLNNRLSFSLDGYFDRNTNLLTQMASAANVPITAGGAYAEQNYANLNDWGAEISINWKDKIGKVNH
- a CDS encoding beta-galactosidase, which gives rise to MNKKIILLFILVYVGTMTMPEAFAQHYFIDTRNASSPLIKGQLCMGNPGPSGKALLINNQYMTIGGKPVIPVMGEIHFSRYPRNEWEDVLLKMKACGITIISTYVFWIYHEEIEGQYDWHGNKDLRYFLALCKKLHLMAVVRIGPWCHGEVRNGGLPDWILQKRYIHLRSNDPEYQYYVQQWYNQVAAQLKGLLYKDNGPVIGVQLENEYRHGKQGEAHIEWLKQTAIKAGIDVPMYTVTGWGNASVPKNQVIPLFGGYPGAPWNTNLDKIANNTNYIFTTVRNEEGIGNEMKLADTIHYETYHRYPYFTCELGVGNEVTYHRRPVFSDIDGLAIATAKLGSGSNLIGYYMFAGGTNEKGQLTSLEENQDETGYPNRYPKISYDFQAAVKESGELSPAYFQLKKFHYFLNEFGSRLALMTPVIKPSPDVYTKLQYAVRAEKDTGYVFGINYYRGYRKPIQKQVQFTLQLQAKQLTFPHKPVDITDSCIFIWPYNFRMNDVILQYATATPLCVIKQPDATDWFFTQTKNIMPELSFDTTAIQSIESNSGHIEKERDHYLLTGFTPGIAHHITIKDRKNNIKHLFILSYKESLHVWLFHRYHQKIGFLSNANLYLQHNSLHVYSSSPHVRLIALNNPYHLTLPGDLSMQSKKEGFFTTYDLHFKRDTLNYQLVPKTVLLQAQWLSTAIPVINAGNTLYHKFFIKEFSVSHASEIKSATLYLSTGLPCSLAIDHKWLNQPVSAETLNELDLTGYLKNGDNTLMIDFPFVKNDTAFAARIKIDYYNTDQINFYSDTSWLTTVAYVPPAPWESFKNLKPAIVKHANLSSYSQKKIFPIHYWELFVPHHFSNSMDNGYLHLKYTGNRATCRLDDKLIDDSFNNGSYWNLSLKRYGEALKNVPLLFHIYAFKPNDKIYFDSPMQNDNCNQVNMNKIILNPEYYANILVNYK